Proteins from one Thalassophryne amazonica chromosome 20, fThaAma1.1, whole genome shotgun sequence genomic window:
- the LOC117501672 gene encoding chromosomal protein D1-like: protein MEEEMRMDENEQGEVGSNEEESGAEMSDSKPVPTKRGRGRPRGSSKLKGSVKDVDLTELHSDVYSGAAAQLPKQRGRPKKHASQRSTAQLHRDRGRPKGLGSKEDSCNEDHSPKKRGRPKGSLNKSTLEKAAASRNDLGENVPNDSSLPKNPRGRPKGSSMKRKAESVENDSGSAIPRKRGRPKGSPNKKPMLQRSVSSEEESGAYASDGNMNSQKRGQGRPRKGDNTVLSVPDVSQGISKRGRGRPRLSGKGSRDQQMVTDGSQVIK, encoded by the coding sequence ATGGAAGAGGAAATGCGAATGGATGAGAATGAACAGGGAGAGGTTGGAAGCAATGAGGAAGAATCCGGTGCAGAAATGTCTGACAGCAAACCTGTGCCAACTAAACGAGGAAGGGGGAGGCCAAGAGGCTCCAGCAAGTTGAAGGGTTCTGTGAAAGATGTAGACCTTACAGAGCTACATTCAGATGTTTACAGTGGTGCAGCTGCACAGCTGCCGAAGCAAAGAGGACGCCCAAAAAAACATGCGTCTCAGCGCTCAACTGCACAGCTACACAGAGACCGAGGGAGGCCGAAAGGGTTGGGATCCAAGGAAGATTCTTGTAATGAAGACCATTCTCCTAAGAAAAGAGGGAGACCCAAGGGGTCTTTGAACAAAAGTACACTTGAGAAGGCTGCTGCCAGTCGGAATGATTTGGGAGAAAATGTACCAAATGATTCCAGTTTGCCTAAAAACCCAAGGGGTCGTCCAAAAGGATCCTCCATGAAACGCAAGGCAGAAAGTGTTGAAAATGATAGTGGTTCTGCAATACCTCGGAAAAGGGGAAGACCAAAGGGCTCTCCCAATAAGAAACCGATGCTGCAGAGATCAGTGAGCAGTGAGGAGGAGTCAGGTGCTTATGCATCTGATGGAAACATGAATTCACAGAAAAGGGGTCAAGGTAGGCCCAGGAAGGGGGACAACACAGTGCTGTCAGTGCCAGATGTGTCCCAAGGAATCTCAAAGAGAGGGAGGGGAAGGCCCAGACTGAGTggaaaggggagcagagatcaacaaATGgtgacagatggttcacaagttattAAGTAG